In a genomic window of Pieris brassicae chromosome 7, ilPieBrab1.1, whole genome shotgun sequence:
- the LOC123712044 gene encoding uncharacterized protein LOC123712044, which translates to MQNQICIAVLLFCVVWQVHGAVNCTSAGRYADPNDTTCKNYSLCILTTGNTFISYDYTCPTTSLFSPISRTCTTNYVCNTTNTTTTSTCTIDGFVANPSSIDCTSYIQCVQINGTFIETVLSCPNGTFYNPNTTLCDASYTCSSAVTCSSVGRIADTTDTTCQRYFLCVLAANGTLLQYSYTCPSTSVFSPVSNLCTTTYTCP; encoded by the exons ATGCAGAATCAAATTTGTATAGCTGTATTG CTATTCTGCGTTGTGTGGCAGGTTCATGGAGCTGTCAATTGTACCTCAGCAGGCCGATATGCAGACCCAAATGATACCACCTGCAAAAACTACTCCCTGTGTATATTAACCACGGGCAACACATTTATATCCTACGACTACACCTGCCCTACAACCTCCCTTTTCAGCCCTATTTCCCGTACCTGCACAACAAATTATGTGTGTAACACAACCAATACAACTACTACTTCAACATGTACAATCGATGGGTTCGTAGCAAATCCATCATCCATTGACTGTACTTCATACATTCAATGCGTCCAAATAAACGGTACCTTCATCGAAACGGTCCTGTCTTGCCCAAATGGTACATTTTACAATCCCAACACTACACTTTGTGACGCCAGTTATACTTGTAGTTCAGCTGTAACTTGTTCATCAGTTGGTAGAATAGCGGACACCACAGATACAACCTGTCAAAGATACTTTTTGTGTGTCCTTGCTGCGAATGGcacattattacaatattcctATACGTGCCCTTCTACATCTGTTTTTAGTCCCGTTTCGAATTTGTGTACAACTACATATACTTGcccttaa
- the LOC123711975 gene encoding uncharacterized protein LOC123711975 translates to MNVKIEVIILLICCYIWGALCVNCTEKGAGRFADPTDTTCKLYDLCVFIASDSSYQSYNFTCPEKTLFDPANAVCSNKYKCDSTNDDPPASCNKVGRIADPLDITCQRYFLCIRASDGSIVPYPYTCPPFSVFNPNSGICTSSSNYQCLL, encoded by the exons ATGAACGTAAAGATTGaggttattattttgttg atttgctGCTATATTTGGGGAGCATTATGTGTGAACTGTACGGAGAAAGGAGCCGGCCGATTTGCAGACCCCACAGACACAACTTGTAAACTCTACGATTTATGCGTTTTCATTGCCAGTGACAGTTCTTACCAATCATACAACTTTACCTGTCCGGAAAAAACGTTATTCGACCCTGCAAACGCCGTTTGTTCTAACAAATACAAGTGCGATTCTACTAATGATGACCCTCCAGCTTCCTGTAACAAAGTAGGGCGTATAGCTGACCCTTTAGACATTACCTGTCAGAGGTACTTTTTGTGCATCAGAGCGTCAGATGGGTCCATAGTACCGTATCCATATACATGCCCACCCTTCTCTGTGTTTAATCCTAACTCCGGAATCTGTACAAGCTCATCTAATTATCAATGCCTTTTATGA